A single window of Pectobacterium parmentieri DNA harbors:
- the sdhD gene encoding succinate dehydrogenase membrane anchor subunit, which produces MVSNASALGRNGVHDWLLIRASAIVIVLYVIYIIGFIATAGDITYEIWRGFFAMALTKVFTLLTLFSILVHAWIGMWQVLTDYIKPLALRLTLQLAIVVALLVYVIYGTVVVWGA; this is translated from the coding sequence ATGGTAAGCAATGCTTCTGCGTTAGGACGCAATGGCGTACACGATTGGTTACTGATTCGCGCTTCCGCCATCGTCATTGTTCTATATGTAATTTATATTATTGGTTTTATTGCTACGGCTGGCGACATCACTTATGAAATCTGGCGTGGTTTCTTCGCGATGGCCCTCACCAAAGTATTCACACTGCTAACGTTATTTTCCATTCTGGTTCATGCCTGGATAGGGATGTGGCAAGTGCTGACCGACTACATTAAACCGCTGGCCTTACGCCTGACTTTACAGTTGGCAATTGTGGTAGCGCTGTTGGTGTACGTCATTTATGGAACTGTTGTGGTGTGGGGTGCGTGA
- the pcp gene encoding pyroglutamyl-peptidase I, with product MKTVLITAFEPFEGEAINPSWEAVKVLHQREVGGARVVACRLSCAFDLSLEQLYRAMAEWQPEVVIAVGQAGGRADISVERVAININDARIPDNRGNQPIDTPVVENGPAAYFSTLPVKALVQALRVAGIPAAVSQTAGTFVCNHVMYGLLHRLHQQGDAVRGGFVHIPYSPEQAAHHPSEPSMPTSLVTTALEVMIKQSLVQQGDVSVTGGALH from the coding sequence ATGAAAACCGTTTTAATCACGGCGTTTGAACCTTTTGAGGGGGAAGCGATTAACCCCTCTTGGGAAGCGGTAAAAGTCCTTCATCAGCGCGAGGTCGGCGGTGCACGCGTGGTGGCTTGCCGTTTATCTTGCGCCTTTGACCTGTCACTGGAACAGCTTTACCGTGCGATGGCGGAATGGCAGCCGGAAGTGGTGATCGCCGTGGGGCAGGCTGGCGGTCGTGCTGATATTTCCGTCGAGCGTGTGGCGATCAACATTAATGATGCTCGAATTCCTGATAACCGAGGCAACCAGCCGATCGATACGCCCGTGGTGGAAAACGGGCCAGCGGCGTATTTCTCGACGCTGCCGGTGAAAGCGCTGGTGCAGGCATTACGCGTGGCGGGCATTCCCGCTGCGGTATCGCAAACTGCGGGGACGTTTGTCTGCAATCACGTGATGTACGGGCTCTTACATCGTCTCCATCAGCAGGGAGATGCAGTGCGTGGTGGTTTTGTGCATATTCCCTATTCGCCGGAACAGGCTGCTCATCATCCCAGTGAGCCGAGTATGCCCACGTCGCTAGTCACCACGGCGCTGGAAGTGATGATTAAGCAATCGCTGGTGCAGCAGGGTGATGTGTCGGTCACTGGCGGGGCATTACATTAG
- the nei gene encoding endonuclease VIII, translated as MPEGPEIRRAADKLVEAVVGKTLTRVWFAFPELKPYETQLVGQQVRQIETRGKALLTYFSNDRVLYSHNQLYGVWRVVNAGESPETKRDLRIRLETQDRAILLYSASDIEMLTPETLATHPFLQRIGPDVLDLSLTPEQVCERLLLPRFRRRQFSGLLLDQAFLAGLGNYLRVEILWQAQLAPQHTASQLNEEQLQTLSRALLEIPRLSYNTRGTVDENHHHGAIFSFKVFHREGESCERCGGIIERTMLSSRPFYWCPHCQR; from the coding sequence ATGCCGGAAGGACCGGAAATTCGCCGGGCGGCTGATAAGCTGGTTGAGGCAGTGGTGGGGAAAACGCTGACGCGTGTCTGGTTTGCGTTTCCAGAACTGAAGCCGTATGAAACACAATTGGTCGGGCAGCAGGTCAGGCAGATCGAAACGCGCGGAAAGGCGCTACTGACCTATTTTAGCAACGATCGGGTGTTGTATAGCCACAATCAGCTCTATGGCGTGTGGCGAGTTGTGAATGCGGGTGAGTCGCCGGAAACGAAACGGGATTTACGCATCCGGCTGGAAACACAGGATCGTGCCATTTTGCTCTATAGCGCATCAGATATTGAAATGCTGACGCCGGAGACACTGGCGACACACCCTTTTCTGCAACGTATTGGCCCTGATGTGTTGGATCTGTCTCTGACGCCGGAGCAGGTCTGCGAGCGTTTGTTGCTACCGCGTTTTCGACGTCGTCAGTTCAGTGGGCTGCTGCTGGATCAGGCTTTTCTCGCAGGGTTGGGGAATTATCTGCGCGTCGAGATTCTCTGGCAGGCCCAGTTGGCACCGCAGCATACGGCGTCGCAGTTGAATGAGGAACAGTTGCAGACGCTGAGTCGAGCGCTGCTGGAGATTCCTCGGTTGTCTTACAACACGCGCGGCACCGTTGATGAAAACCACCATCATGGTGCAATTTTCTCGTTCAAGGTTTTCCATCGTGAAGGGGAAAGCTGTGAGCGCTGCGGTGGGATCATTGAAAGAACGATGCTGTCATCGCGCCCATTTTATTGGTGCCCGCACTGCCAGAGGTAG
- a CDS encoding type 2 GTP cyclohydrolase I, whose product MRNTDLERVINEKLSTAAFQDYAPNGLQVEGRVEVKRIVTGVTASQALLDAAVEKQADAILVHHGYFWKNEPQIVCGMKRNRLKTLLLNDINLYGYHLPLDAHPELGNNAQLAALLEIQVQGMIEPLVPYGELAQPMTAEAFCRRVEKRLGRSVLHCGDNAPQQIQRVAWCTGGGQGFIEQAARFGVDAFITGEVSEQTIHIAREMGLHFFAAGHHATERGGIRALGEWLAVQHGLDVTFIDIPNPA is encoded by the coding sequence ATGCGTAATACGGATTTAGAAAGGGTCATTAACGAGAAACTGAGTACGGCGGCGTTTCAGGATTATGCACCTAACGGTTTACAGGTTGAGGGGCGTGTTGAAGTAAAACGTATTGTAACGGGCGTCACCGCCTCACAGGCGCTGTTGGATGCGGCGGTAGAAAAGCAGGCCGATGCGATTCTGGTTCACCACGGCTATTTTTGGAAAAACGAACCGCAGATTGTCTGTGGCATGAAGCGTAACAGACTGAAAACGCTGCTGCTCAATGATATCAACCTGTATGGCTATCACCTGCCGCTGGATGCACACCCGGAGTTGGGGAATAACGCACAGTTGGCGGCGCTGCTTGAGATTCAGGTGCAGGGCATGATCGAACCGCTGGTGCCGTATGGCGAGTTGGCGCAGCCCATGACAGCAGAGGCCTTTTGCCGCCGCGTAGAAAAACGGCTGGGGCGTAGCGTGCTGCATTGTGGGGATAATGCACCGCAACAGATACAGCGTGTGGCCTGGTGTACCGGTGGCGGTCAAGGGTTTATTGAACAAGCTGCCCGATTCGGCGTCGATGCCTTTATTACGGGTGAAGTGTCTGAGCAAACCATCCACATCGCGCGTGAAATGGGGCTGCATTTTTTCGCTGCCGGACACCATGCTACTGAGCGCGGCGGCATTCGCGCGTTGGGTGAATGGCTGGCGGTACAGCATGGTCTTGATGTGACATTTATTGATATTCCTAACCCAGCCTGA
- a CDS encoding YbgA family protein: MTLELIPVGISACLLGNPVRFDGGHKRLTFAAEQLAPYFRFEPVCPEMAIGLPVPRPALRLVREGESHITLRASNGSPLDVTQQMTVFSADKVSELQHLCGYIVCAKSPSCGMERVKVYDEAQKDARKSGIGLFTQELMRQMPWLPVEEDGRLQDPGLRENFIERVYALHELNQLWQNGLSRGALIAFHSRYKLLLLAHSQPEYRELGPFVAGIDKWESLEDYIVEYRIRLMKLLSTPATRRNHTNVLMHVQGYFRRQLNSQQRQELAQLIDRYRQGLQPLLAPITLLKHYMAEYPDAYLAQQRYFEPYPEALRLRYGH, encoded by the coding sequence ATGACGCTCGAACTCATCCCTGTTGGTATCAGCGCCTGTCTGCTCGGTAATCCCGTGCGGTTTGATGGTGGACACAAGCGTCTGACGTTTGCCGCTGAACAACTGGCGCCCTATTTTCGTTTTGAGCCGGTCTGCCCGGAAATGGCGATTGGTTTACCGGTGCCGCGTCCTGCGCTCAGGCTGGTGCGCGAAGGGGAGAGCCACATCACACTACGCGCCAGTAATGGCTCGCCTCTGGATGTCACCCAGCAAATGACGGTGTTTTCCGCTGACAAAGTGAGCGAACTTCAGCACTTATGCGGGTATATCGTCTGCGCTAAATCACCAAGTTGTGGCATGGAGCGCGTGAAGGTTTACGATGAAGCGCAAAAGGATGCGCGTAAAAGCGGAATCGGCCTGTTTACGCAGGAGTTGATGCGGCAAATGCCCTGGCTGCCGGTTGAGGAAGATGGGCGCCTGCAAGATCCTGGCTTGCGGGAAAATTTCATTGAACGCGTTTATGCGCTGCACGAACTGAATCAGCTATGGCAAAACGGGCTGAGCCGTGGCGCGCTTATTGCCTTTCATAGCCGCTATAAATTACTGCTGTTGGCGCACTCCCAACCGGAATACCGCGAGCTGGGGCCGTTTGTTGCGGGGATCGATAAGTGGGAATCGCTGGAAGACTATATTGTTGAATACCGGATAAGGTTGATGAAACTGCTATCGACGCCTGCGACGCGACGCAATCACACCAATGTGCTGATGCATGTGCAGGGGTACTTCCGACGCCAGCTAAATTCTCAACAGCGACAGGAACTGGCGCAGCTTATCGATCGCTATCGACAGGGTTTGCAGCCGCTATTGGCACCTATCACATTGCTAAAACATTATATGGCGGAATACCCCGATGCGTATCTGGCCCAGCAGCGTTACTTTGAGCCGTACCCGGAAGCATTGCGCCTGCGTTATGGACACTAA
- the pxpC gene encoding 5-oxoprolinase subunit PxpC: MLKVIHAGLHTSVQDGGRVGFRRLGISQSGALDLPALQMANLLVGNAENAAALEITLGKFTATFTTACWVALTGADCHAELDGKPLWTGWRFAVKPGQTLKMRLPRNGMRSYLALSGGVNVPEALGSRSTDLKAGFGGFDGRLLRDGDALPLGTPTRELTREVGIKQLLFSNRVRALPGPEYQEFSEEMQELFWRTSWQLSPQSNRMGYRLQGAELQRTTSSGNQPRELPSHGLLPGVVQVPHNGHPIVLLADAQTTGGYPRIASVIEADLFHLAQIRLGEPIHFIHCTPAQAQKAAEEQRRYLEQLAWRLHDY, from the coding sequence ATGCTGAAAGTTATCCATGCCGGATTACATACGTCGGTGCAGGACGGCGGTCGCGTCGGCTTTCGTCGTTTGGGCATCAGCCAGTCAGGTGCGCTCGATCTGCCTGCTCTGCAAATGGCTAACCTGCTGGTGGGTAACGCAGAGAATGCGGCTGCGCTGGAAATTACGCTGGGTAAATTTACTGCAACGTTTACCACGGCCTGCTGGGTTGCGCTAACCGGCGCCGACTGCCATGCAGAGCTGGATGGAAAGCCGCTCTGGACAGGCTGGCGTTTCGCCGTGAAACCGGGACAAACGTTAAAAATGCGCCTGCCGCGTAACGGAATGCGTAGCTATTTGGCTCTGTCCGGTGGCGTCAATGTGCCAGAAGCGTTGGGTTCGCGTAGTACCGATTTGAAAGCCGGATTTGGTGGTTTTGACGGGCGTTTATTGAGGGATGGCGATGCGCTTCCGCTGGGGACGCCGACTCGCGAACTGACACGAGAAGTGGGTATCAAGCAGTTGTTATTCAGTAACCGCGTGCGGGCATTGCCGGGGCCGGAATACCAGGAGTTCAGCGAAGAGATGCAGGAACTGTTCTGGCGCACCTCCTGGCAGTTGAGCCCACAAAGTAACCGCATGGGTTACCGGCTGCAGGGCGCTGAGCTACAGCGAACCACATCGTCAGGTAATCAACCGCGCGAGCTGCCTTCACATGGGTTGCTGCCGGGCGTCGTGCAGGTTCCCCACAATGGTCATCCTATTGTACTGCTGGCGGATGCACAGACCACCGGTGGCTATCCGCGCATTGCGAGTGTGATTGAAGCGGATTTATTCCATTTGGCGCAAATTCGGCTCGGTGAACCGATACATTTTATTCACTGTACGCCAGCTCAGGCGCAAAAAGCCGCAGAAGAGCAGCGGCGTTACCTCGAACAATTGGCGTGGAGGCTGCATGATTATTGA
- the sdhC gene encoding succinate dehydrogenase cytochrome b556 subunit, translating to MGKSVKKQRPVNLELQTIQFPVTAIASILHRVSGVITFVAVGILLWLLGTSLSSEEGFLRAAEIMDSFIVKFIVWGILAALAYHIVGGLRHLLMDFGYIEEDLAAGKRSANISFIITVVLSILAGVLVW from the coding sequence GTGGGCAAATCCGTGAAAAAACAAAGACCTGTCAATCTGGAATTGCAGACGATTCAGTTCCCCGTTACTGCGATAGCATCTATTCTTCACCGCGTCTCCGGCGTTATCACCTTTGTCGCTGTCGGTATTTTACTGTGGCTGTTAGGCACTTCTCTTTCTTCAGAGGAAGGGTTCCTACGCGCCGCGGAAATTATGGATAGTTTCATCGTCAAGTTTATCGTCTGGGGCATCCTCGCTGCGTTGGCTTATCACATTGTTGGTGGTTTACGTCACCTGTTGATGGATTTTGGCTATATAGAAGAAGACCTTGCCGCAGGTAAGCGTTCTGCAAATATTTCATTTATTATTACTGTCGTGCTTTCAATTCTGGCTGGAGTCCTCGTATGGTAA
- a CDS encoding citrate synthase, whose translation MADKKATLTLEGKEPIELNVLSGTLGYDEIDIRPLGSKGYFTFDPGFTSTASCESKITYIDGDEGILLHRGFPIAQLAEKSNYLEVCYILLFGETPTVEQYETFKTTVTRHTMIHEQITRLFHGFRRDSHPMAVLCGVTGALAAFYHDSLDINIERHREIAAYRLLSKMPTVAAMCYKYSLGQPFVYPKNNLSYAGNFLHMMFSTPCEEYVVNPVLERAMDRILILHADHEQNASTSTVRTAGSSGANPFACIAAGIASLWGPAHGGANEACLRMLEEISSVEHIPAFIERAKDKNDSFRLMGFGHRVYKNHDPRATVMRETCHEVLKELGRKDDLLEVAMELEHIALNDPYFIEKKLYPNVDFYSGIILKAMGIPSSMFTVIFAMARTVGWIAHWSEMHADGIKIARPRQLYTGYDKRDFSSNLKHD comes from the coding sequence ATGGCTGATAAAAAAGCAACACTTACCCTAGAAGGTAAAGAACCGATTGAGCTAAATGTCCTATCTGGTACGCTAGGATATGATGAGATTGATATCCGTCCTCTCGGTTCGAAAGGTTACTTCACATTTGACCCTGGCTTTACCTCTACCGCATCTTGCGAATCAAAAATTACCTATATCGACGGCGACGAAGGCATCCTGCTGCACCGTGGCTTCCCGATTGCCCAACTGGCTGAAAAATCTAATTATCTTGAAGTTTGTTACATCCTGCTATTCGGTGAAACCCCAACGGTAGAACAGTATGAAACCTTCAAGACAACCGTGACTCGTCATACCATGATCCATGAGCAGATTACCCGTCTGTTCCACGGTTTCCGTCGTGATTCACATCCAATGGCCGTTTTATGCGGCGTCACCGGTGCACTGGCGGCGTTTTACCACGATTCTCTCGACATTAATATCGAGCGCCACCGCGAAATCGCGGCCTACCGCCTGCTGTCGAAAATGCCGACCGTCGCAGCGATGTGTTATAAATATTCACTGGGTCAGCCGTTTGTTTACCCGAAAAACAACCTGTCCTACGCGGGTAATTTCCTGCACATGATGTTCTCCACCCCTTGTGAAGAATATGTTGTGAATCCGGTGCTGGAACGCGCCATGGACCGCATTCTTATCCTGCATGCCGATCACGAACAAAACGCCTCTACGTCTACCGTGCGTACCGCAGGTTCGTCTGGTGCAAACCCATTTGCCTGTATCGCCGCGGGGATCGCCTCGCTGTGGGGACCGGCGCACGGCGGCGCGAACGAAGCCTGTCTGCGTATGCTGGAAGAGATCAGCAGCGTGGAACACATTCCGGCGTTTATCGAGCGAGCAAAAGACAAGAACGACTCTTTCCGCCTGATGGGCTTCGGTCACCGTGTGTACAAAAACCACGACCCGCGCGCCACAGTGATGCGTGAAACCTGCCATGAAGTGCTGAAAGAATTGGGCAGAAAAGACGATCTGCTGGAAGTGGCGATGGAGCTGGAACATATCGCGCTGAACGACCCGTACTTCATTGAGAAGAAACTGTACCCGAACGTGGACTTCTACTCTGGAATCATCCTGAAAGCGATGGGGATTCCATCTTCCATGTTTACCGTCATCTTCGCGATGGCGCGTACCGTGGGCTGGATTGCACACTGGAGCGAAATGCATGCCGACGGCATCAAGATTGCCCGTCCACGTCAGTTGTATACTGGCTATGACAAACGTGACTTCTCGTCCAACCTGAAACACGATTAA
- the pxpA gene encoding 5-oxoprolinase subunit PxpA, with translation MIIDLNADLGEGGENDEALLKLVTSANIACGFHAGDAQTMRQSVRWGMGYGVALGAHPSFLDRENFGRKAMNVPAEIVFAQMVYQLGALSAIVAAEGGTLSHVKPHGMLYNQAASQPGLADAVAKAVKAVNPALRLVGLAGSELIRAGKRLGLETRQEVFADRCYLPDGMLVSRTQAGALINSDELALAQTLEMIQRQRVRAIDGSWVNVQADTVCIHGDGQHALLFARKLRHCFSQHQIAVAAA, from the coding sequence ATGATTATTGATCTGAATGCCGATTTGGGCGAGGGCGGTGAGAACGACGAAGCGCTGCTGAAGCTGGTGACATCGGCCAATATTGCCTGTGGCTTTCACGCGGGTGATGCGCAGACCATGCGTCAGTCTGTGCGCTGGGGGATGGGCTATGGGGTCGCGCTTGGTGCTCACCCAAGTTTTCTCGATCGTGAAAATTTTGGTCGCAAGGCGATGAATGTACCCGCAGAAATTGTCTTTGCGCAGATGGTGTATCAGCTTGGCGCGCTCAGTGCGATCGTTGCTGCTGAAGGGGGAACGCTGTCGCACGTAAAGCCTCACGGTATGCTTTACAATCAGGCTGCCAGCCAGCCAGGGTTAGCCGATGCGGTAGCCAAGGCGGTAAAGGCCGTCAACCCGGCACTGCGTTTGGTCGGGTTGGCGGGAAGTGAGTTGATTCGAGCCGGAAAACGTCTAGGGCTAGAAACGCGCCAGGAAGTGTTCGCCGATCGCTGCTATCTGCCAGACGGGATGCTGGTGTCGCGCACTCAGGCGGGGGCGTTGATTAACAGCGATGAACTGGCGCTGGCACAGACGTTGGAAATGATTCAACGCCAGCGGGTCAGGGCGATCGACGGTTCCTGGGTTAACGTACAAGCTGATACGGTATGCATTCACGGCGATGGGCAGCATGCGCTGTTGTTTGCTCGCAAATTACGACACTGTTTTAGCCAGCATCAGATAGCTGTTGCTGCCGCGTAA
- the pxpB gene encoding 5-oxoprolinase subunit PxpB, which translates to MQRARCYLLGERAVVLELEPPMSLESQQRIWGLTERLNHHEEVLEAIPGMNNLTVLLAHPQQVALDAIERLQNWWEESESLVFDPRDIDIPVVYGGEAGPDLAEVATHSGLTVSQVVEAHAAAQYVVYFLGFQPGFAYLGGLNEKLHMPRRAEPRLRVPAGSVGIGGAQTGIYPLATPGGWQLIGRTSLTLFNPQTMPPTLLRPGDNVRFLPLKEGVC; encoded by the coding sequence TTGCAACGAGCACGGTGTTATCTTCTGGGCGAGAGAGCTGTCGTACTGGAACTGGAACCGCCCATGTCGCTGGAGAGCCAGCAGCGGATATGGGGGCTTACCGAGCGCCTGAATCACCATGAAGAGGTGCTGGAAGCGATTCCGGGGATGAACAACCTAACGGTGCTGTTGGCGCATCCACAACAGGTGGCGCTGGATGCGATTGAGCGTTTGCAGAACTGGTGGGAAGAAAGCGAATCGCTGGTATTTGATCCACGTGACATCGACATTCCAGTCGTTTATGGCGGAGAAGCGGGGCCAGATCTGGCAGAAGTAGCCACTCACAGCGGCCTGACGGTGAGCCAGGTTGTGGAAGCGCATGCGGCTGCACAGTACGTGGTCTACTTTTTGGGTTTCCAACCGGGTTTTGCCTACCTCGGCGGATTAAATGAGAAACTGCATATGCCGCGTCGCGCTGAACCCCGCCTGCGTGTGCCAGCGGGATCGGTCGGGATTGGCGGTGCGCAGACCGGGATTTATCCGCTGGCGACGCCGGGCGGCTGGCAGTTGATTGGCCGCACCTCATTGACGCTGTTCAACCCGCAAACGATGCCGCCAACGCTGCTGCGCCCTGGGGATAACGTTCGGTTTCTGCCACTGAAGGAGGGCGTATGCTGA
- the phrB gene encoding deoxyribodipyrimidine photo-lyase yields the protein MTTPVVTHVVWLRNDLRVTDNLALHAACQNPNATVLAVFIATPAQWKLHDMAPRQATFLLDNLTLVQHALAEKGIPLHYHECADFAASVDWLVQFCAQQQATDLFYNHQYEINERLRDKQVKDRLTDSVVCHGYHDSLLLPPGSVLTGNGEMYKVFTPFRQAFIKRLLEADTMCVPAPDVRGEPINNTVAFVPFSYPRVEVNNDDFPCGERAALQQLRRFCREQVQDYDQQRDFPAQPGTSKLSPYLALGIVSPRQCFNRLRTECPEMLERREGGAFTWFNELVWREFYRHLIVSWPLLCKHRPFTAWTQWVKWRESPEDLAAWQQGKTGYPIVDAAMRQLNETGWMHNRLRMICASFLVKDLLIDWREGERYFMSQLLDGDLAANNGGWQWAASTGTDAAPYFRIFNPTTQGERFDPEGRFIRHWLPELAIVPDKDIHQPHRWADKQHFKLNYPQPIVDHKTARQDTLAAFEAAKNIGMANNDREEKSKYA from the coding sequence ATGACCACGCCTGTCGTTACACATGTTGTCTGGCTGCGCAATGACCTGCGCGTTACCGATAATCTGGCGCTACACGCAGCTTGTCAGAATCCGAATGCGACCGTGCTGGCGGTATTCATCGCGACGCCTGCGCAGTGGAAGCTGCATGATATGGCACCGCGTCAGGCGACTTTTCTGCTAGATAACCTGACGTTGGTACAGCACGCGCTAGCGGAGAAAGGCATCCCGCTGCATTACCACGAATGTGCTGACTTTGCGGCGTCGGTTGATTGGCTAGTGCAGTTCTGTGCACAGCAGCAGGCTACCGATCTTTTTTACAACCATCAGTATGAAATCAACGAACGCCTGCGTGATAAGCAGGTGAAAGATCGGCTGACTGATAGCGTGGTTTGCCATGGCTATCACGACAGCCTGTTGTTGCCACCGGGTAGCGTGCTGACGGGTAACGGCGAGATGTATAAAGTATTTACGCCATTCCGTCAGGCCTTTATCAAACGCTTGCTGGAAGCGGATACCATGTGTGTACCCGCACCGGACGTGCGCGGTGAGCCGATCAATAACACAGTGGCATTCGTGCCGTTCAGTTATCCGCGGGTTGAGGTTAATAACGACGATTTCCCCTGCGGCGAACGTGCGGCATTGCAGCAATTGCGACGCTTTTGCCGCGAGCAGGTGCAGGATTATGATCAACAGAGAGATTTCCCGGCGCAGCCCGGCACCAGTAAACTGTCTCCGTATCTGGCACTTGGAATCGTATCGCCGCGTCAATGTTTTAACCGCCTGCGTACCGAATGCCCAGAGATGCTGGAACGGCGCGAAGGCGGGGCATTTACCTGGTTTAACGAGTTAGTCTGGCGTGAATTTTACCGCCACCTGATCGTTTCCTGGCCACTGTTGTGTAAGCACCGCCCGTTCACCGCGTGGACGCAGTGGGTGAAATGGCGGGAATCGCCGGAGGATTTAGCGGCCTGGCAGCAGGGGAAAACTGGCTATCCGATTGTGGATGCGGCGATGCGTCAACTGAATGAAACGGGGTGGATGCATAATCGACTGCGTATGATCTGCGCCAGCTTTCTCGTCAAAGATTTACTGATCGACTGGCGTGAAGGCGAGCGCTACTTTATGTCACAACTGCTGGATGGCGATCTGGCAGCGAATAACGGCGGCTGGCAGTGGGCGGCGTCAACGGGCACCGATGCGGCACCTTATTTTCGTATTTTTAATCCGACAACGCAGGGTGAACGTTTCGATCCTGAAGGGCGGTTTATTCGCCATTGGCTACCTGAACTGGCTATTGTGCCGGATAAAGACATTCATCAGCCCCATCGCTGGGCCGACAAACAACATTTTAAGCTGAACTATCCGCAGCCAATCGTTGACCACAAAACTGCTCGTCAGGATACGCTGGCGGCGTTTGAAGCGGCAAAAAACATCGGCATGGCGAATAACGATCGAGAAGAGAAGAGTAAGTATGCGTAA